The Pan paniscus chromosome 1, NHGRI_mPanPan1-v2.0_pri, whole genome shotgun sequence genome has a segment encoding these proteins:
- the SHC1 gene encoding SHC-transforming protein 1 isoform X9 has product MNKLSGGGGRRTRVEGGQLGGEEWTRHGSFVNKPTRGWLHPNDKVMGPGVSYLVRYMGCVEVLQSMRALDFNTRTQVTREAISLVCEAVPGAKGATRRRKPCSRPLSSILGRSNLKFAGMPITLTVSTSSLNLMAADCKQIIANHHMQSISFASGGDPDTAEYVAYVAKDPVNQRACHILECPEGLAQDVISTIGQAFELRFKQYLRNPPKLVTPHDRMAGFDGSAWDEEEEEPPDHQYYNDFPGKEPPLGGVVDMRLREGAAPGAARPTAPNAQTPSHLGATLPVGQPVGGDPEVRKQMPPPPPCPGRELFDDPSYVNVQNLDKARQAVGGAGPPNPAVNGSVPRDLFDMKPFEDALRVPPPPQSVSMAEQLRGEPWFHGKLSRREAEALLQLNGDFLVRESTTTPGQYVLTGLQSGQPKHLLLVDPEGVVRTKDHRFESVSHLISYHMDNHLPIISAGSELCLQQPVERKL; this is encoded by the exons ATGAACAAGCTGAGTGGAGGCGGCGGGCGCAGGACTCGGGTGGAAGGGGGCCAGCTTGGGGGCGAGGAGTGGACCCGCCACGGGAGCTTTGTCAATAAGCCCACGCGGGGCTGGCTGCATCCCAACGACAAAGTCATGGGACCCGGGGTTTCCTACTTGGTTCGG TACATGGGCTGTGTGGAGGTCCTCCAGTCAATGCGTGCCCTGGACTTCAACACCCGGACTCAGGTCACCAG GGAGGCCATCAGTCTGGTGTGTGAGGCTGTGCCAGGTGCTAAGGGGGCGACAAGGAGGAGAAAG CCCTGTAGCCGCCCGCTCAGCTCTATCCTGGGGAGGAGTAACCTGAAATTTGCTGGAATGCCAATCACTCTCACCGTCTCCaccagcagcctcaacctcatggcCGCAGACTGCAAACAG ATCATCGCCAACCACCACATGCAATCTATCTCATTTGCATCCGGCGGGGATCCG GACACAGCCGAGTATGTCGCCTATGTTGCCAAAGACCCTGTGAATCAGAGAG CCTGCCACATTCTGGAGTGTCCCGAAGGGCTTGCCCAGGATGTCATCAGCACCATTGGCCAGGCCTTCGAGTTGCGCTTCAAACAATACCTCAGGAACCCACCCAAACTGGTCACCCCTCATGACAG GATGGCTGGCTTTGATGGCTCAGCatgggatgaggaggaggaagagccacCTGACCATCAGTACTATAATGACTTCCCGGGGAAGGAACCCCCCTTGGGGGGGGTGGTAGACATGAGGCTTCGGGAAGGAGCCGCTCCAGGGGCTGCTCGACCCACTGCACCCAATGCCCAGAcccccagccacttgggagctACACTG CCTGTAGGACAGCCTGTTGGGGGAGATCCAGAAGTCCGCAAACAGATGCCACCTCCACCACCCTGTCCAG GCAGAGAGCTTTTTGATGATCCCTCCTATGTCAACGTCCAGAACCTAGACAAGGCCCGGCAAGCAGTGGGTGGTGCTGGGCCCCCCAATCCTGCTGTCAATGGCAGTGTACCCCGGGACCTGTTTGACATGA AGCCCTTTGAAGATGCTCTTCGggtgcctccacctccccagtcgGTGTCCATGGCTGAGCAGCTCCGAGGGGAGCCCTGGTTCCATGGGAAGCTGAGccggcgggaggctgaggcactgctGCAGCTCAATGGGGACTTCCTGGTGCGGGAGAGcacgaccacacctggccagtatgTGCTCACTGGCTTGCAGAGTGGGCAGCCTAAGCATTTGCTACTGGTGGACCCTGAGGGTGTG GTTCGGACTAAGGATCACCGCTTTGAAAGTGTCAGTCACCTTATCAGCTACCACATGGACAATCACTTGCCCATCATCTCTGCGGGCAGCGAACTGTGTCTACAGCAACCTGTGGAGCGGAAACTGTGA
- the SHC1 gene encoding SHC-transforming protein 1 isoform X8 → MNKLSGGGGRRTRVEGGQLGGEEWTRHGSFVNKPTRGWLHPNDKVMGPGVSYLVRYMGCVEVLQSMRALDFNTRTQVTREAISLVCEAVPGAKGATRRRKPCSRPLSSILGRSNLKFAGMPITLTVSTSSLNLMAADCKQIIANHHMQSISFASGGDPDTAEYVAYVAKDPVNQRACHILECPEGLAQDVISTIGQAFELRFKQYLRNPPKLVTPHDRMAGFDGSAWDEEEEEPPDHQYYNDFPGKEPPLGGVVDMRLREGAAPGAARPTAPNAQTPSHLGATLPVGQPVGGDPEVRKQMPPPPPCPAGRELFDDPSYVNVQNLDKARQAVGGAGPPNPAVNGSVPRDLFDMKPFEDALRVPPPPQSVSMAEQLRGEPWFHGKLSRREAEALLQLNGDFLVRESTTTPGQYVLTGLQSGQPKHLLLVDPEGVVRTKDHRFESVSHLISYHMDNHLPIISAGSELCLQQPVERKL, encoded by the exons ATGAACAAGCTGAGTGGAGGCGGCGGGCGCAGGACTCGGGTGGAAGGGGGCCAGCTTGGGGGCGAGGAGTGGACCCGCCACGGGAGCTTTGTCAATAAGCCCACGCGGGGCTGGCTGCATCCCAACGACAAAGTCATGGGACCCGGGGTTTCCTACTTGGTTCGG TACATGGGCTGTGTGGAGGTCCTCCAGTCAATGCGTGCCCTGGACTTCAACACCCGGACTCAGGTCACCAG GGAGGCCATCAGTCTGGTGTGTGAGGCTGTGCCAGGTGCTAAGGGGGCGACAAGGAGGAGAAAG CCCTGTAGCCGCCCGCTCAGCTCTATCCTGGGGAGGAGTAACCTGAAATTTGCTGGAATGCCAATCACTCTCACCGTCTCCaccagcagcctcaacctcatggcCGCAGACTGCAAACAG ATCATCGCCAACCACCACATGCAATCTATCTCATTTGCATCCGGCGGGGATCCG GACACAGCCGAGTATGTCGCCTATGTTGCCAAAGACCCTGTGAATCAGAGAG CCTGCCACATTCTGGAGTGTCCCGAAGGGCTTGCCCAGGATGTCATCAGCACCATTGGCCAGGCCTTCGAGTTGCGCTTCAAACAATACCTCAGGAACCCACCCAAACTGGTCACCCCTCATGACAG GATGGCTGGCTTTGATGGCTCAGCatgggatgaggaggaggaagagccacCTGACCATCAGTACTATAATGACTTCCCGGGGAAGGAACCCCCCTTGGGGGGGGTGGTAGACATGAGGCTTCGGGAAGGAGCCGCTCCAGGGGCTGCTCGACCCACTGCACCCAATGCCCAGAcccccagccacttgggagctACACTG CCTGTAGGACAGCCTGTTGGGGGAGATCCAGAAGTCCGCAAACAGATGCCACCTCCACCACCCTGTCCAG CAGGCAGAGAGCTTTTTGATGATCCCTCCTATGTCAACGTCCAGAACCTAGACAAGGCCCGGCAAGCAGTGGGTGGTGCTGGGCCCCCCAATCCTGCTGTCAATGGCAGTGTACCCCGGGACCTGTTTGACATGA AGCCCTTTGAAGATGCTCTTCGggtgcctccacctccccagtcgGTGTCCATGGCTGAGCAGCTCCGAGGGGAGCCCTGGTTCCATGGGAAGCTGAGccggcgggaggctgaggcactgctGCAGCTCAATGGGGACTTCCTGGTGCGGGAGAGcacgaccacacctggccagtatgTGCTCACTGGCTTGCAGAGTGGGCAGCCTAAGCATTTGCTACTGGTGGACCCTGAGGGTGTG GTTCGGACTAAGGATCACCGCTTTGAAAGTGTCAGTCACCTTATCAGCTACCACATGGACAATCACTTGCCCATCATCTCTGCGGGCAGCGAACTGTGTCTACAGCAACCTGTGGAGCGGAAACTGTGA
- the SHC1 gene encoding SHC-transforming protein 1 isoform X7, translating to MNKLSGGGGRRTRVEGGQLGGEEWTRHGSFVNKPTRGWLHPNDKVMGPGVSYLVRYMGCVEVLQSMRALDFNTRTQVTREAISLVCEAVPGAKGATRRRKPCSRPLSSILGRSNLKFAGMPITLTVSTSSLNLMAADCKQIIANHHMQSISFASGGDPDTAEYVAYVAKDPVNQRACHILECPEGLAQDVISTIGQAFELRFKQYLRNPPKLVTPHDRMAGFDGSAWDEEEEEPPDHQYYNDFPGKEPPLGGVVDMRLREGAAPGAARPTAPNAQTPSHLGATLPVGQPVGGDPEVRKQMPPPPPCPGRELFDDPSYVNVQNLDKARQAVGGAGPPNPAVNGSVPRDLFDMKPFEDALRVPPPPQSVSMAEQLRGEPWFHGKLSRREAEALLQLNGDFLVRESTTTPGQYVLTGLQSGQPKHLLLVDPEGVVSVAEVWVRGGKKEGTVPYSVSLFLPSLLCRHSRWAAVYGPLLLFKVSGIFLQRLIP from the exons ATGAACAAGCTGAGTGGAGGCGGCGGGCGCAGGACTCGGGTGGAAGGGGGCCAGCTTGGGGGCGAGGAGTGGACCCGCCACGGGAGCTTTGTCAATAAGCCCACGCGGGGCTGGCTGCATCCCAACGACAAAGTCATGGGACCCGGGGTTTCCTACTTGGTTCGG TACATGGGCTGTGTGGAGGTCCTCCAGTCAATGCGTGCCCTGGACTTCAACACCCGGACTCAGGTCACCAG GGAGGCCATCAGTCTGGTGTGTGAGGCTGTGCCAGGTGCTAAGGGGGCGACAAGGAGGAGAAAG CCCTGTAGCCGCCCGCTCAGCTCTATCCTGGGGAGGAGTAACCTGAAATTTGCTGGAATGCCAATCACTCTCACCGTCTCCaccagcagcctcaacctcatggcCGCAGACTGCAAACAG ATCATCGCCAACCACCACATGCAATCTATCTCATTTGCATCCGGCGGGGATCCG GACACAGCCGAGTATGTCGCCTATGTTGCCAAAGACCCTGTGAATCAGAGAG CCTGCCACATTCTGGAGTGTCCCGAAGGGCTTGCCCAGGATGTCATCAGCACCATTGGCCAGGCCTTCGAGTTGCGCTTCAAACAATACCTCAGGAACCCACCCAAACTGGTCACCCCTCATGACAG GATGGCTGGCTTTGATGGCTCAGCatgggatgaggaggaggaagagccacCTGACCATCAGTACTATAATGACTTCCCGGGGAAGGAACCCCCCTTGGGGGGGGTGGTAGACATGAGGCTTCGGGAAGGAGCCGCTCCAGGGGCTGCTCGACCCACTGCACCCAATGCCCAGAcccccagccacttgggagctACACTG CCTGTAGGACAGCCTGTTGGGGGAGATCCAGAAGTCCGCAAACAGATGCCACCTCCACCACCCTGTCCAG GCAGAGAGCTTTTTGATGATCCCTCCTATGTCAACGTCCAGAACCTAGACAAGGCCCGGCAAGCAGTGGGTGGTGCTGGGCCCCCCAATCCTGCTGTCAATGGCAGTGTACCCCGGGACCTGTTTGACATGA AGCCCTTTGAAGATGCTCTTCGggtgcctccacctccccagtcgGTGTCCATGGCTGAGCAGCTCCGAGGGGAGCCCTGGTTCCATGGGAAGCTGAGccggcgggaggctgaggcactgctGCAGCTCAATGGGGACTTCCTGGTGCGGGAGAGcacgaccacacctggccagtatgTGCTCACTGGCTTGCAGAGTGGGCAGCCTAAGCATTTGCTACTGGTGGACCCTGAGGGTGTGGTGAGTGTGGCAGAGGTGTGGGTGAGGGGTGGCAAAAAGGAAGGTACAGTACCCTACAGTGTATCCCTGTTCCTTCCCTCATTGCTTTGTAGACATTCCCGCTGGGCAGCTGTCTATGGGCCTCTCTTGCTCTTTAAAGTGTCTGGCATCTTCCTCCAGAGGCTCATCCCTTAG
- the SHC1 gene encoding SHC-transforming protein 1 isoform X11 encodes MNKLSGGGGRRTRVEGGQLGGEEWTRHGSFVNKPTRGWLHPNDKVMGPGVSYLVRYMGCVEVLQSMRALDFNTRTQVTREAISLVCEAVPGAKGATRRRKPCSRPLSSILGRSNLKFAGMPITLTVSTSSLNLMAADCKQDTAEYVAYVAKDPVNQRACHILECPEGLAQDVISTIGQAFELRFKQYLRNPPKLVTPHDRMAGFDGSAWDEEEEEPPDHQYYNDFPGKEPPLGGVVDMRLREGAAPGAARPTAPNAQTPSHLGATLPVGQPVGGDPEVRKQMPPPPPCPGRELFDDPSYVNVQNLDKARQAVGGAGPPNPAVNGSVPRDLFDMKPFEDALRVPPPPQSVSMAEQLRGEPWFHGKLSRREAEALLQLNGDFLVRESTTTPGQYVLTGLQSGQPKHLLLVDPEGVVRTKDHRFESVSHLISYHMDNHLPIISAGSELCLQQPVERKL; translated from the exons ATGAACAAGCTGAGTGGAGGCGGCGGGCGCAGGACTCGGGTGGAAGGGGGCCAGCTTGGGGGCGAGGAGTGGACCCGCCACGGGAGCTTTGTCAATAAGCCCACGCGGGGCTGGCTGCATCCCAACGACAAAGTCATGGGACCCGGGGTTTCCTACTTGGTTCGG TACATGGGCTGTGTGGAGGTCCTCCAGTCAATGCGTGCCCTGGACTTCAACACCCGGACTCAGGTCACCAG GGAGGCCATCAGTCTGGTGTGTGAGGCTGTGCCAGGTGCTAAGGGGGCGACAAGGAGGAGAAAG CCCTGTAGCCGCCCGCTCAGCTCTATCCTGGGGAGGAGTAACCTGAAATTTGCTGGAATGCCAATCACTCTCACCGTCTCCaccagcagcctcaacctcatggcCGCAGACTGCAAACAG GACACAGCCGAGTATGTCGCCTATGTTGCCAAAGACCCTGTGAATCAGAGAG CCTGCCACATTCTGGAGTGTCCCGAAGGGCTTGCCCAGGATGTCATCAGCACCATTGGCCAGGCCTTCGAGTTGCGCTTCAAACAATACCTCAGGAACCCACCCAAACTGGTCACCCCTCATGACAG GATGGCTGGCTTTGATGGCTCAGCatgggatgaggaggaggaagagccacCTGACCATCAGTACTATAATGACTTCCCGGGGAAGGAACCCCCCTTGGGGGGGGTGGTAGACATGAGGCTTCGGGAAGGAGCCGCTCCAGGGGCTGCTCGACCCACTGCACCCAATGCCCAGAcccccagccacttgggagctACACTG CCTGTAGGACAGCCTGTTGGGGGAGATCCAGAAGTCCGCAAACAGATGCCACCTCCACCACCCTGTCCAG GCAGAGAGCTTTTTGATGATCCCTCCTATGTCAACGTCCAGAACCTAGACAAGGCCCGGCAAGCAGTGGGTGGTGCTGGGCCCCCCAATCCTGCTGTCAATGGCAGTGTACCCCGGGACCTGTTTGACATGA AGCCCTTTGAAGATGCTCTTCGggtgcctccacctccccagtcgGTGTCCATGGCTGAGCAGCTCCGAGGGGAGCCCTGGTTCCATGGGAAGCTGAGccggcgggaggctgaggcactgctGCAGCTCAATGGGGACTTCCTGGTGCGGGAGAGcacgaccacacctggccagtatgTGCTCACTGGCTTGCAGAGTGGGCAGCCTAAGCATTTGCTACTGGTGGACCCTGAGGGTGTG GTTCGGACTAAGGATCACCGCTTTGAAAGTGTCAGTCACCTTATCAGCTACCACATGGACAATCACTTGCCCATCATCTCTGCGGGCAGCGAACTGTGTCTACAGCAACCTGTGGAGCGGAAACTGTGA
- the SHC1 gene encoding SHC-transforming protein 1 isoform X10 — MNKLSGGGGRRTRVEGGQLGGEEWTRHGSFVNKPTRGWLHPNDKVMGPGVSYLVRYMGCVEVLQSMRALDFNTRTQVTREAISLVCEAVPGAKGATRRRKPCSRPLSSILGRSNLKFAGMPITLTVSTSSLNLMAADCKQDTAEYVAYVAKDPVNQRACHILECPEGLAQDVISTIGQAFELRFKQYLRNPPKLVTPHDRMAGFDGSAWDEEEEEPPDHQYYNDFPGKEPPLGGVVDMRLREGAAPGAARPTAPNAQTPSHLGATLPVGQPVGGDPEVRKQMPPPPPCPAGRELFDDPSYVNVQNLDKARQAVGGAGPPNPAVNGSVPRDLFDMKPFEDALRVPPPPQSVSMAEQLRGEPWFHGKLSRREAEALLQLNGDFLVRESTTTPGQYVLTGLQSGQPKHLLLVDPEGVVRTKDHRFESVSHLISYHMDNHLPIISAGSELCLQQPVERKL; from the exons ATGAACAAGCTGAGTGGAGGCGGCGGGCGCAGGACTCGGGTGGAAGGGGGCCAGCTTGGGGGCGAGGAGTGGACCCGCCACGGGAGCTTTGTCAATAAGCCCACGCGGGGCTGGCTGCATCCCAACGACAAAGTCATGGGACCCGGGGTTTCCTACTTGGTTCGG TACATGGGCTGTGTGGAGGTCCTCCAGTCAATGCGTGCCCTGGACTTCAACACCCGGACTCAGGTCACCAG GGAGGCCATCAGTCTGGTGTGTGAGGCTGTGCCAGGTGCTAAGGGGGCGACAAGGAGGAGAAAG CCCTGTAGCCGCCCGCTCAGCTCTATCCTGGGGAGGAGTAACCTGAAATTTGCTGGAATGCCAATCACTCTCACCGTCTCCaccagcagcctcaacctcatggcCGCAGACTGCAAACAG GACACAGCCGAGTATGTCGCCTATGTTGCCAAAGACCCTGTGAATCAGAGAG CCTGCCACATTCTGGAGTGTCCCGAAGGGCTTGCCCAGGATGTCATCAGCACCATTGGCCAGGCCTTCGAGTTGCGCTTCAAACAATACCTCAGGAACCCACCCAAACTGGTCACCCCTCATGACAG GATGGCTGGCTTTGATGGCTCAGCatgggatgaggaggaggaagagccacCTGACCATCAGTACTATAATGACTTCCCGGGGAAGGAACCCCCCTTGGGGGGGGTGGTAGACATGAGGCTTCGGGAAGGAGCCGCTCCAGGGGCTGCTCGACCCACTGCACCCAATGCCCAGAcccccagccacttgggagctACACTG CCTGTAGGACAGCCTGTTGGGGGAGATCCAGAAGTCCGCAAACAGATGCCACCTCCACCACCCTGTCCAG CAGGCAGAGAGCTTTTTGATGATCCCTCCTATGTCAACGTCCAGAACCTAGACAAGGCCCGGCAAGCAGTGGGTGGTGCTGGGCCCCCCAATCCTGCTGTCAATGGCAGTGTACCCCGGGACCTGTTTGACATGA AGCCCTTTGAAGATGCTCTTCGggtgcctccacctccccagtcgGTGTCCATGGCTGAGCAGCTCCGAGGGGAGCCCTGGTTCCATGGGAAGCTGAGccggcgggaggctgaggcactgctGCAGCTCAATGGGGACTTCCTGGTGCGGGAGAGcacgaccacacctggccagtatgTGCTCACTGGCTTGCAGAGTGGGCAGCCTAAGCATTTGCTACTGGTGGACCCTGAGGGTGTG GTTCGGACTAAGGATCACCGCTTTGAAAGTGTCAGTCACCTTATCAGCTACCACATGGACAATCACTTGCCCATCATCTCTGCGGGCAGCGAACTGTGTCTACAGCAACCTGTGGAGCGGAAACTGTGA